In a single window of the candidate division WOR-3 bacterium genome:
- the gyrB gene encoding DNA topoisomerase (ATP-hydrolyzing) subunit B has product MTQKYDASQIHVLKGLEAVRHRPSMYIGDTGTRGLHHLIYEVVDNAVDEALAGFCNKITVILKKDGSVSIEDNGRGIPVDIHPTEKKSALEVVLTVLHSGAKFENKVYQISGGLHGVGVSVVNALSEFLEAEVYRDGKIYHQRYEQGEPKTQVRIIGKTQKTGTKIIFKPDKKIFKKTEFDFNSVANRLRELAYLTKNLKIELFDERTGQKEVFHYPGGIVEYLSYLDQGRNRLHKPIYFYDKRNGIEVEVALQYNDSYLENIFSYVNTINTHEGGTHLAGFKSALSKKINDFARATQALKDNIEITGEDCREGLTAVISIKIPNPQFEGQTKTKLGNSEVKGIVESVVSEKLGTYFEENPRVLNIILQKVIAAAKSREAAKKARELARRRSLLDSDTLPGKLADCSEEDPARSELYIVEGDSAGGSAKQGRDRRFQAILPIRGKILNVEKSGLNKILNNSEIRSIISAIGAGISEDDFDPQKARYNKIIIMTDADIDGSHIRTLLLTFFYRFMRPLIESGYIYIAQPPLYRFKTNKTELYLYSDEELQAHLKKHKDEKYEIQRYKGLGEMNPEQLWSTTMNPETRVLKQVTLEDAAEADRIFQILMGDAVEPRREFIERNAKYVENLDI; this is encoded by the coding sequence ATGACACAAAAGTACGACGCGTCGCAAATACATGTATTAAAAGGACTTGAGGCGGTTAGACATCGCCCGTCAATGTATATTGGCGATACTGGGACGAGAGGGCTTCATCATTTAATTTATGAGGTAGTCGATAACGCGGTTGATGAGGCGTTAGCTGGTTTTTGTAACAAAATTACTGTAATCCTGAAAAAAGATGGTTCGGTCTCAATAGAAGACAACGGTCGTGGAATTCCGGTTGATATTCATCCAACCGAAAAAAAATCGGCATTGGAGGTGGTCCTAACGGTTCTTCATAGTGGTGCTAAATTTGAAAACAAAGTGTACCAAATTTCTGGTGGTCTACATGGGGTGGGGGTCTCGGTAGTGAACGCTCTTTCGGAGTTTTTAGAGGCCGAAGTTTACCGAGATGGAAAGATTTATCACCAACGCTACGAACAGGGTGAACCGAAAACTCAAGTCAGAATAATTGGTAAAACGCAAAAAACGGGCACCAAAATTATCTTCAAACCTGACAAGAAAATATTTAAGAAAACAGAATTCGATTTTAACAGTGTTGCGAATCGACTTCGAGAGTTGGCATATTTAACAAAAAATTTAAAGATCGAGTTATTCGACGAACGGACCGGCCAAAAGGAAGTTTTTCACTATCCGGGTGGTATTGTTGAGTATCTGTCATACCTCGACCAAGGGCGGAATCGACTTCATAAGCCAATATATTTTTACGATAAGCGCAACGGTATCGAGGTCGAAGTAGCTCTTCAATATAATGACAGTTATTTAGAAAATATTTTTTCTTATGTTAATACTATTAATACCCACGAGGGGGGTACGCATCTTGCCGGATTTAAGTCGGCATTAAGTAAAAAAATTAATGATTTTGCCCGAGCCACACAAGCCTTAAAAGATAATATTGAAATTACCGGTGAAGATTGCCGGGAAGGACTTACGGCGGTTATCTCGATCAAAATTCCCAATCCCCAGTTTGAAGGGCAGACCAAAACGAAATTGGGGAATAGTGAAGTAAAAGGAATCGTAGAATCTGTAGTTTCGGAAAAGCTAGGAACTTATTTTGAGGAAAATCCTCGGGTATTAAATATCATTCTTCAAAAAGTGATCGCTGCAGCTAAATCGCGAGAAGCTGCCAAAAAAGCCCGAGAATTAGCACGAAGGCGTTCGCTATTAGACTCTGACACTTTGCCGGGTAAATTGGCTGATTGTTCTGAAGAAGACCCAGCACGGTCAGAATTATACATCGTCGAGGGTGATTCGGCGGGTGGTTCGGCAAAGCAAGGTCGTGATCGACGCTTTCAGGCAATTTTACCGATTCGGGGCAAAATCCTAAACGTTGAAAAATCCGGGTTAAATAAAATTTTAAACAATTCAGAAATTCGTAGTATCATTTCGGCAATCGGAGCTGGTATTTCTGAAGATGATTTCGATCCTCAAAAAGCTCGCTATAATAAAATTATCATTATGACGGATGCTGATATTGATGGCTCTCATATCCGAACTTTACTTTTAACTTTCTTTTATCGCTTTATGAGACCACTTATTGAATCCGGATATATCTACATAGCTCAGCCACCATTGTACCGGTTTAAAACTAATAAAACAGAACTCTATTTATATTCTGATGAAGAACTTCAGGCCCATCTTAAAAAACATAAAGACGAAAAGTACGAAATTCAACGCTATAAAGGGCTCGGAGAAATGAATCCCGAACAACTTTGGTCAACTACAATGAACCCAGAAACTAGGGTACTTAAACAGGTAACCTTAGAAGATGCTGCTGAAGCAGATCGAATCTTTCAGATTCTAATGGGCGATGCTGTTGAACCACGACGCGAATTTATCGAACGCAACGCTAAATATGTTGAAAATCTTGATATCTAG
- a CDS encoding methylmalonyl-CoA mutase family protein, producing MKVFYRPEDLGDFSYDKHLGDPGSYPFARGIYSNMYKGKLWTMRQYAGYGDASEANRRFRYLLGEGQTGLSVAFDLPTQLGYDSDSPRAMGEVGKVGVAISTIDDMKELFLGIPLDKVSTSMTINATAPIILAMYIAVANEAGISTEKLSGTVQNDILKEYIARGNYIFPVQPSMKLAVDIWEYAIRYLPRFYFISISGYHIREAGATAIEELAFTFANGISYIEEALKRGLKVDEFGPRLSFFFGAHNNFFEEIAKFRAGRRLWAKIMRERFGAQNPKSWMMRFHTQTCGSTLTAQEPENNIVRVTLQALASVLGGTQSLHTNSFDEALALPSEEAVKIALRTQQIIAYESQIPLVADPLGGAYYLEALTNQIEVETERLLNEIENLGGAVKCIEEGFIQRKIEESAFNYQKEIENNARKIIGVNIFATKPDTKEYKHKILKVSKELQNRRKLQLRQFKMKRSKLQVQASLEGLKKAIDEDKNLLPPILECVKNQVTLGEICDLLREVYGEYDKIKY from the coding sequence GTGAAGGTTTTTTATCGTCCCGAGGATTTAGGTGATTTTTCATATGATAAACACTTAGGCGATCCCGGTAGTTATCCGTTTGCCCGCGGCATTTACTCAAATATGTACAAAGGTAAACTATGGACTATGCGGCAATATGCTGGATACGGTGATGCATCTGAAGCTAATCGCCGATTCCGATATCTTTTAGGGGAAGGGCAGACTGGGCTTTCTGTGGCTTTTGACTTACCTACACAACTGGGATACGATTCCGATTCGCCCAGAGCTATGGGGGAAGTTGGTAAGGTGGGAGTGGCAATTAGCACTATCGATGATATGAAAGAGTTATTTCTAGGTATACCGTTAGATAAAGTTTCCACCTCAATGACAATAAATGCTACCGCGCCGATAATTTTAGCAATGTATATCGCTGTTGCTAATGAGGCCGGTATTTCTACTGAGAAATTATCTGGCACAGTCCAGAACGACATTTTAAAAGAATATATTGCCCGAGGTAATTATATTTTTCCAGTTCAGCCATCGATGAAATTAGCTGTCGATATTTGGGAATACGCCATTAGATATCTCCCGCGATTTTATTTTATATCAATTTCTGGTTATCATATCCGAGAAGCTGGTGCTACTGCGATAGAAGAGTTAGCATTTACTTTTGCTAACGGCATTAGTTATATTGAAGAAGCATTAAAAAGAGGATTGAAAGTAGATGAATTTGGACCGAGGCTTTCATTCTTTTTTGGCGCCCATAATAATTTTTTTGAGGAAATTGCCAAGTTTCGTGCCGGAAGACGACTCTGGGCTAAGATTATGCGGGAACGATTTGGGGCTCAGAACCCTAAATCATGGATGATGCGCTTTCACACCCAAACCTGTGGTTCAACTCTTACTGCCCAAGAACCCGAAAATAATATTGTCCGGGTTACCTTGCAGGCCTTGGCAAGTGTTTTAGGAGGAACACAGAGTCTTCATACCAATTCTTTTGACGAAGCCTTGGCTCTACCAAGTGAGGAGGCGGTAAAAATTGCTCTACGCACTCAACAGATTATTGCTTATGAATCACAGATACCATTAGTTGCTGATCCTTTAGGTGGTGCATATTATCTTGAAGCATTAACGAATCAGATTGAAGTTGAAACCGAGCGGCTTCTTAATGAAATTGAAAACTTGGGTGGTGCAGTTAAATGTATTGAGGAAGGTTTTATCCAGCGTAAAATTGAAGAGTCGGCTTTTAACTATCAAAAGGAAATAGAAAATAACGCACGAAAAATTATCGGGGTTAATATTTTTGCTACAAAGCCAGATACCAAGGAATACAAGCACAAGATTCTTAAGGTTTCTAAAGAGTTGCAAAATAGACGCAAGTTACAGCTTAGACAGTTTAAAATGAAACGAAGTAAGCTTCAAGTCCAAGCAAGTTTAGAGGGGTTAAAAAAAGCTATTGACGAAGATAAAAATCTTTTACCACCTATTCTGGAATGCGTTAAAAATCAAGTGACCCTAGGTGAAATTTGTGATTTATTACGGGAAGTATATGGCGAGTATGATAAAATTAAGTATTAA
- a CDS encoding GspE/PulE family protein produces the protein MIEKDKVTDNNAEIAYERQYGVPFVDLTQFKLDPELLSLFPEEFLRDHRVCPLFRAGNTLAVAMVDPNDIVTIDELRRQTGLEIEPMVCRETDLLQVINQYFGSRATSSDEEITPEEPEVTTIEPDAGPETSAELDASPRVLEELASEAPVVRYVNQLLMKAVRERASDIHIEPTRDGLNIRFRIDGVLHPVASPKKALQLGIISRIKIMSRMNIAEKRLPQDGRYGAIIDGREIDFRVSTFPTTYGETVVMRILDRVRLLSLAELGFSKRDLEITKSMIAKPHGVIIISGPTGSGKTTTLYAILQEIRSSEKSIITIEDPVEYDIENISQSQVNLKAGYTYLVGLRHILRQDPDVIMIGEVRDGETAQVAIRAALTGQLVFTSLHANDAPGTITRLIDMGVEPFLVASAVEGAIAQRLVRRICPKCKEPYTPPAKVMMELDLPADAKFYKGKGCSYCRYTGYSGRIGIFEVLRNNDEIRELIMSRPTTSALRNLARKHGMRTLWEDGIEKAMQGITTIDEVMRESEKY, from the coding sequence ATGATAGAAAAAGATAAAGTAACCGACAATAATGCGGAAATCGCTTACGAGCGGCAATACGGTGTACCGTTTGTCGATCTGACCCAATTTAAGCTGGATCCAGAACTTTTAAGTCTCTTTCCAGAAGAATTTCTCCGAGATCATCGGGTTTGTCCACTTTTTCGAGCTGGCAATACTCTCGCTGTGGCAATGGTCGATCCCAATGATATTGTGACAATTGACGAGTTACGCCGCCAAACCGGATTAGAAATTGAACCGATGGTCTGTCGGGAGACAGATTTACTGCAGGTTATTAATCAGTATTTTGGTAGTCGGGCCACATCCTCGGATGAAGAAATTACACCCGAAGAGCCCGAGGTAACCACTATTGAACCGGATGCTGGGCCCGAAACTAGTGCCGAGCTTGATGCCTCACCGCGGGTGCTTGAAGAGTTGGCATCCGAAGCCCCGGTGGTTCGGTATGTTAACCAGTTACTAATGAAGGCCGTGCGAGAACGGGCGTCGGATATCCATATTGAGCCAACGCGTGATGGTCTGAATATACGATTTCGCATTGATGGTGTGTTACATCCGGTCGCATCACCTAAAAAGGCGCTACAGCTGGGAATAATTTCTCGTATTAAAATTATGTCCCGTATGAATATTGCAGAAAAGCGTCTACCTCAGGATGGTCGATATGGTGCAATTATTGATGGCCGTGAGATTGATTTCCGGGTATCAACATTCCCAACGACCTATGGTGAAACCGTGGTGATGCGAATTTTGGACCGGGTTCGGTTGCTCTCCCTGGCCGAATTAGGGTTTTCTAAACGCGACTTAGAAATTACTAAATCGATGATCGCCAAACCTCATGGAGTAATAATTATTTCTGGACCCACTGGAAGCGGTAAGACCACGACCTTATATGCGATTTTACAAGAAATTCGCAGTTCTGAGAAATCAATCATTACAATTGAAGACCCGGTAGAATATGACATCGAAAACATTTCCCAGTCACAGGTAAATCTTAAGGCAGGCTATACTTATTTGGTTGGTTTAAGGCATATTTTGCGGCAAGACCCGGATGTGATAATGATCGGGGAGGTTCGTGACGGCGAGACTGCCCAGGTTGCGATTCGGGCAGCGTTGACCGGTCAGTTAGTATTTACCTCGCTTCATGCCAATGATGCCCCAGGAACGATTACCCGTCTGATTGATATGGGGGTTGAGCCGTTTTTGGTGGCGTCAGCCGTAGAAGGAGCCATTGCCCAACGATTAGTGCGTAGGATTTGTCCCAAGTGCAAAGAACCCTATACTCCCCCGGCAAAGGTAATGATGGAATTAGATCTACCAGCTGACGCTAAGTTCTATAAAGGAAAGGGCTGTAGCTATTGTCGCTACACCGGGTATTCTGGTCGAATTGGCATCTTTGAGGTATTACGCAATAACGACGAGATTCGAGAATTAATTATGAGCCGCCCAACAACTAGTGCTTTACGTAATTTAGCGCGCAAACATGGCATGCGTACCCTATGGGAAGATGGTATCGAGAAAGCAATGCAAGGAATAACCACAATTGATGAAGTAATGCGAGAAAGTGAAAAGTATTAG
- a CDS encoding type II secretion system F family protein: MPLYRYKVRNKDGIILTGTLEGADLVSVIERLDSLGYIPISVKEEKFRGPKAGGFKISIPFLKPRVKLNDLIIFTRQFVTLHKAGLPLLNAINALQAQTRSKALAEALDDIRKDLMGGISLSSALSKHPHIFNELYVNSVWAGETGGVLDEILDRVADLLEHERRLRSDILSALRYPMFVVVVFFIAIFVLATLVLPKLISVIVNIGGNIPTPTKILIAVTNILQNYWALGVLGIAFAIGIFLFFIRTPAGKLWWDQFKLKLPIYGDLTYKITLSRFARMFETLDRTGLPILRSLNLVSKTVNNSFFQKKIEGVMEGVRRGRGLSAPMREAGVFPPMVVQMVATGEESGSLDDMLRQISDFYDKEVEIAVKNLTSLIEPILIMILGAGAVFVILAVILPYMQILQQLAR, translated from the coding sequence ATGCCATTATATCGATATAAAGTCCGAAACAAAGATGGTATAATTTTAACTGGCACCTTAGAAGGTGCCGATCTGGTTAGTGTAATTGAACGACTTGATAGCTTGGGGTATATTCCAATTTCGGTTAAAGAAGAAAAGTTTCGTGGTCCGAAAGCCGGCGGTTTTAAAATTAGTATACCGTTTTTAAAACCCCGAGTAAAGCTAAACGACTTGATCATATTCACGCGTCAATTTGTTACCCTTCATAAGGCCGGTCTCCCTTTGTTAAATGCTATTAACGCCTTACAAGCTCAAACCCGCAGTAAGGCCTTAGCTGAGGCCCTTGATGATATTCGCAAAGACTTGATGGGCGGAATATCGCTTTCTAGTGCCCTTTCTAAACATCCCCATATTTTCAATGAACTTTATGTAAATTCAGTATGGGCCGGAGAAACCGGTGGTGTATTAGATGAAATTCTAGACCGGGTTGCTGATTTACTCGAACACGAACGACGACTACGTTCGGATATTCTATCAGCCCTTCGGTATCCGATGTTTGTCGTCGTAGTATTTTTTATAGCAATTTTTGTATTAGCTACCCTTGTTTTACCGAAACTGATCTCAGTGATTGTGAACATAGGCGGGAACATTCCAACCCCCACCAAGATTTTAATTGCTGTGACCAATATTCTACAAAATTATTGGGCTCTTGGTGTGTTAGGAATTGCATTTGCTATAGGAATATTTTTGTTCTTTATCCGGACCCCGGCTGGAAAATTGTGGTGGGACCAATTTAAGTTAAAATTACCAATATATGGCGACTTGACTTATAAGATCACTTTAAGCCGTTTTGCCAGAATGTTTGAGACCCTAGATCGTACTGGACTGCCAATTCTGCGATCACTTAATTTGGTAAGTAAGACAGTGAATAACTCTTTTTTCCAAAAAAAGATCGAAGGGGTTATGGAGGGAGTTAGAAGGGGACGAGGACTCAGTGCCCCGATGCGGGAAGCTGGGGTGTTTCCACCTATGGTTGTGCAAATGGTTGCCACAGGCGAAGAATCTGGTTCATTAGATGATATGTTAAGACAAATTTCTGATTTCTATGATAAAGAAGTTGAGATTGCTGTGAAGAATTTGACTTCCTTGATTGAACCAATCTTGATTATGATTCTGGGGGCTGGTGCCGTATTTGTAATCCTGGCGGTAATACTACCTTATATGCAGATCCTACAGCAACTAGCCCGCTAA
- the mce gene encoding methylmalonyl-CoA epimerase: protein MPFKNLNHIGIAVNSLDEAVKIYCNVFKLGVPKILELNEMQLKIALFYLGEVKIELIAPLSSGTTIAKFLEKRGPGIHHLCFNVENIERTLEELKSQGITLIDEKPRIGALGNKIAFISPKSTSGVLIELAEEINYQEKE, encoded by the coding sequence ATGCCATTTAAAAATCTTAATCATATTGGGATTGCTGTTAATTCTCTTGATGAGGCAGTTAAAATTTATTGCAATGTGTTTAAGCTGGGGGTACCTAAAATTTTAGAGCTTAACGAAATGCAATTGAAAATTGCACTTTTTTATCTGGGCGAGGTAAAAATTGAACTAATTGCTCCTTTAAGTTCTGGTACAACAATTGCGAAATTTTTAGAAAAACGCGGACCGGGTATTCATCATTTATGTTTTAATGTGGAAAATATTGAACGAACCTTAGAAGAATTAAAATCCCAGGGTATAACTTTAATTGACGAGAAACCCCGAATAGGTGCTCTAGGCAATAAAATTGCCTTTATTTCTCCTAAAAGCACCAGCGGGGTTTTAATTGAATTAGCCGAAGAAATTAACTATCAAGAAAAGGAGTAG